The proteins below come from a single Pirellulales bacterium genomic window:
- a CDS encoding DUF4159 domain-containing protein produces the protein MGRPMLAGIILASVAFAPLQSVRSADNDIDADQVRQSIERGVAYLKRSQDHGIWPDHGGQIGGVTALCTLALINCGVPIEDEVIQHSLTYLRTLKPSTTYATSLQTMVFCLAEPQKDLLAIQRNAKWLEETQIQDGPRRGSWAYPGLSGGGDNSNSQFALLGLYEAERVGVHVQDRTWEMTLNYWKSAQNASDGSFGYYKAQNGMEAPGTGSMTSAGISSLVIASGRTAAGDAEADGDRVQCCGNQAGDDSAERVNRALRWLGRVFSVQQNPQRDNTFGPRGSGQWHYYFLYGIERVGRITARRFIGDHDWYREGAAYLCSPNVQQIDGRWQGTPHSEDDPNIATSFALLFLGKGRRPILISKLQHGPGNDWNHHRNDVADLTGYVETKWKREFPLGMSWQVVDISKASVEDLLQSPVLFINGSEAPEIDDRQGQNLREYVDRGGFIFAEACCQNSEGFDRGFREMVKKIFPPEYKLKLLPPEHPVWRAEEPVPPDKQRTLLGIDYGCRTSVIYCPPPGPNDPPNGLSCYWELSSWREPKYRPSVTAQIAAANSIGVNVLAYATNRELKSKEQNFDLTKSKDAQDEFSRGKLYIAKLRHSGGCDTAPAALPHLLEAANRELQMRVSTEQRLIDLTDPSLFKYHLVFMHGRRSFSFSPAERDKLRTFLKRGGTLMADSICANPEFTESFRREMQAIFAGDTDAAASGSSGNAAGSTSGSAGSASTPALAGSLANRTPQPLTPIPSKDPLFSPDFGGYNLSTVSLRVPGGGNSGKLEGTIRKIEPELEGIKLGDRWAVIFSKFDLSCALEKHDSLECEGYTRDDAERIGLNVLLYSLHQ, from the coding sequence ATGGGCCGGCCAATGCTTGCAGGCATCATTTTGGCTAGCGTGGCTTTTGCACCGCTCCAATCGGTCCGCTCGGCCGATAACGACATCGACGCCGATCAAGTCCGCCAGTCGATTGAACGAGGCGTCGCCTATCTCAAACGAAGCCAGGACCACGGCATCTGGCCCGACCACGGCGGCCAGATCGGCGGCGTCACGGCACTCTGCACGCTTGCGCTGATCAATTGCGGGGTGCCAATCGAGGATGAAGTAATTCAACACTCGCTCACGTATCTGCGCACCCTCAAGCCGAGCACCACCTATGCTACGTCGCTGCAGACCATGGTGTTCTGTCTGGCCGAGCCACAGAAGGACCTCTTGGCGATCCAGCGCAATGCCAAATGGCTCGAAGAAACCCAGATTCAGGATGGCCCGCGACGCGGCTCCTGGGCCTATCCGGGTCTAAGCGGCGGGGGAGACAATTCCAACAGCCAATTCGCGCTCTTGGGCCTGTATGAGGCGGAACGGGTCGGAGTGCATGTCCAGGATCGGACGTGGGAGATGACGCTCAATTATTGGAAGAGCGCCCAGAACGCCAGCGATGGCTCATTCGGCTACTACAAAGCCCAAAACGGCATGGAAGCCCCCGGCACCGGAAGCATGACTTCCGCGGGAATCTCGTCGCTCGTGATCGCCTCGGGGCGAACGGCGGCCGGCGATGCCGAGGCCGATGGCGATCGCGTGCAGTGTTGCGGTAATCAGGCTGGCGACGACTCGGCCGAGCGCGTCAATCGCGCGCTCCGCTGGCTGGGGCGCGTCTTCTCCGTGCAGCAGAATCCGCAACGTGACAACACGTTCGGGCCGCGGGGCAGCGGGCAATGGCACTACTACTTCCTGTATGGCATTGAACGGGTCGGGCGGATCACAGCGCGACGGTTCATCGGCGATCACGACTGGTATCGCGAAGGCGCCGCCTATCTATGCAGCCCGAACGTTCAGCAAATCGACGGCCGCTGGCAGGGAACCCCCCACAGCGAAGACGATCCAAACATCGCCACGAGCTTCGCCCTCTTATTTCTCGGCAAAGGCCGGCGGCCGATCCTGATCTCCAAGCTGCAACATGGCCCGGGCAACGATTGGAACCATCATCGAAACGATGTCGCCGATCTGACGGGCTACGTCGAAACCAAATGGAAGCGCGAGTTCCCGCTCGGCATGTCGTGGCAGGTGGTCGATATCAGCAAGGCCTCGGTCGAGGATTTGCTGCAATCGCCGGTGCTTTTCATCAACGGCAGCGAGGCGCCTGAGATCGACGATCGACAGGGGCAAAATCTGCGTGAATATGTCGATCGCGGCGGCTTCATCTTCGCCGAGGCTTGCTGCCAGAATAGCGAGGGCTTCGATCGCGGCTTCCGCGAAATGGTGAAGAAGATTTTCCCGCCGGAATACAAGCTGAAGCTGTTGCCACCCGAGCATCCCGTCTGGCGCGCGGAAGAGCCGGTGCCGCCCGACAAACAGCGGACGCTCCTGGGGATCGACTACGGCTGCCGGACCAGCGTGATCTATTGCCCGCCGCCGGGACCGAACGATCCGCCGAATGGCTTGTCGTGCTATTGGGAGTTGTCGTCCTGGCGCGAGCCGAAGTATCGTCCGTCGGTGACGGCGCAGATCGCCGCCGCCAATTCGATCGGCGTCAACGTGCTCGCCTATGCGACCAATCGCGAGTTGAAGAGCAAGGAGCAGAACTTCGATTTGACCAAGTCGAAGGATGCCCAGGACGAATTCTCCCGCGGCAAGCTCTATATTGCCAAGCTGCGCCATTCGGGCGGCTGCGACACGGCCCCGGCCGCCCTGCCGCACCTCTTGGAAGCGGCGAACCGCGAGTTGCAGATGCGCGTGAGCACCGAGCAGCGGCTGATCGACCTCACCGATCCGTCGCTCTTCAAATACCACTTGGTCTTCATGCACGGCCGGCGGAGCTTCAGCTTCAGCCCGGCCGAGCGCGACAAGCTCCGCACCTTTCTCAAGCGCGGCGGCACGCTGATGGCCGATTCGATCTGCGCGAATCCGGAGTTCACAGAATCCTTCCGCCGGGAGATGCAGGCCATATTCGCCGGCGACACCGACGCCGCCGCCTCCGGCAGCTCCGGCAATGCGGCTGGCAGCACCAGCGGTTCGGCTGGCAGCGCCAGCACACCCGCGTTAGCCGGTTCGCTTGCGAACCGAACCCCGCAACCACTCACGCCAATCCCATCCAAAGACCCACTCTTCAGCCCGGATTTCGGCGGCTACAACCTTTCGACCGTCTCACTCCGCGTGCCCGGCGGCGGCAATAGCGGAAAACTCGAAGGCACTATCCGCAAAATCGAGCCGGAACTCGAAGGAATCAAACTCGGCGACCGCTGGGCCGTGATCTTCTCGAAATTCGACCTGAGCTGCGCTCTCGAAAAACACGACTCACTCGAATGCGAAGGCTACACCCGCGACGACGCCGAACGCATCGGCCTCAACGTGCTGCTCTACTCGCTGCACCAGTAG
- a CDS encoding SMC-Scp complex subunit ScpB — MTEPRASNDESCAEILGLDSFRQPLEEGLSLDKLNRAFASMLGTGEDPYSVPRDPDDDPIRTAIAVEVREAAGSRDRSAGDTACEINPRTILEAMMFVGTPGNQSLAAQQIAGLMRGVRPTEIDELVKELNEAYAGDRRPYRIASQGAGYRLVLREEFEPIRDRLQGRIKEARLSPAAIEVLAVIAYNEPLSADEVNHLRGTSSGPILAQLVRRRLVRIERPDEGPRAPRYLTTERFLKLFGIQGLAELPRSLDLDRQ, encoded by the coding sequence GTGACTGAACCCCGCGCATCAAACGACGAATCGTGCGCCGAGATTCTCGGGCTGGACTCATTTCGCCAGCCGCTCGAGGAAGGCTTGTCGTTGGACAAGCTCAACCGGGCATTTGCATCGATGCTGGGAACCGGTGAGGATCCCTATTCCGTGCCGAGGGATCCGGATGACGACCCAATCCGGACGGCGATTGCCGTCGAGGTGCGGGAAGCGGCGGGGTCTCGCGACCGATCGGCGGGCGACACAGCGTGCGAAATCAATCCGCGGACCATCCTCGAAGCGATGATGTTCGTCGGCACACCTGGCAATCAATCCCTCGCCGCCCAGCAAATCGCAGGGTTGATGCGCGGCGTGCGTCCGACCGAGATCGACGAACTCGTCAAGGAATTGAATGAAGCTTATGCTGGCGACCGCCGGCCCTATCGAATTGCCAGTCAAGGCGCCGGCTATCGGCTGGTTCTCCGCGAGGAATTCGAGCCGATTCGCGATAGGCTCCAAGGGCGGATCAAAGAGGCCCGGCTTTCTCCCGCCGCCATCGAAGTCCTCGCAGTGATCGCGTATAACGAGCCACTGTCGGCCGACGAGGTCAATCACTTGCGAGGCACCTCGAGCGGACCGATCTTAGCCCAACTGGTTCGCCGCCGATTGGTCCGTATCGAACGGCCCGACGAGGGGCCTCGGGCGCCGCGCTACTTGACGACCGAACGGTTTCTCAAGCTATTCGGCATTCAGGGCCTCGCCGAATTGCCGCGCAGCTTGGACCTCGATCGACAATAA
- the lptD gene encoding LPS assembly protein LptD, whose translation MARAALIAIAVCFFALRSAHGQEDVPQADPHEPIKVTADRANRWTEGVYDVWYLEGNCSITQGATHASGAAAVLWIEHGGRLGYPPNRVIAYLEGNVAVESLPTAGALNASGRFDASQQPLGPDNDRWLARLSSTSLPIIQAPNPGPELNPKPPAYQNAVAARNPPHRSAVTRTQFNEFGAPPSNAAMPIGTRRIRIFPRGDVGSNIQAAPSSAGNETVAIGTSGFNIIVDGLKEFGSVDVSTDRVVIWTTGVQRPGAGGETLQSDDTPLEIYMEGNVVFRQGNRIIQAPAMYYDVRQKIGVVLNAEVLTPLPSPTYPGLVRLRANVLRQVDEDRFVAEGASFTTSRFGDPTYEMRAGQVVFEDSQHPEINLFTGAPEVDPRTGEPRIENEERLTAYNDVFYFEDFPVFYWPVFSGDLERGSFYLNKLEIKTDAVFGTQIDSEFDMYQLLGFRNPPKGTTWDAELNYYSKRGFASGSEFHYNLDHLLGIPGKTTGYYDSWFINDHGVDNLGLDRRAIVPEDGNVRGRILAQHRQQLPNDWQVTAEFGFQSDRNFLEEYYLREFDTLKDQTTDIELRRNYDNASFTLTGAFRLNQFYTETQWLPRLDHFWLGQPLAEDVLTWYEHTNIGYANQNEASKPTDATDASKFTYLPWESPGLNGQRLASRQEVDWPVQLGAVKVVPYALGEVANWGEDLQHDDFNRAYGIVGLRASLPFWAVDPTIQSDLFNVHGVAHKIDLSADFSLQQATSNLSNLPLYDQIEDESIQHFERRFAFNTYGIPVGVGLPGGMPEFPIKYDPRYYLLRRGSGEWVTGPTEIAGDLTVVRLDADQRWQTKRGPPGDQHIIDWITLDTEAEIYPDSKQNFGSTMGLVDYDFHWYVGDRVTLVSSGAADFFSGGQEEISFGAYLNRPPRGNIYVGYYSLNGDIRSNVIATAFTYRMTPKWAATFGTTFDISPAVNIGQSFTITRIGESFLTTVGVTVDASRGTVGANLMIEPRALGRERLVRARGLEIPPAGVYGLE comes from the coding sequence ATGGCTCGCGCTGCGCTAATCGCGATTGCCGTTTGTTTCTTCGCGCTTCGCTCGGCGCACGGCCAAGAAGACGTGCCGCAGGCCGATCCGCATGAGCCGATCAAGGTGACTGCCGATCGCGCCAATCGTTGGACGGAAGGCGTCTACGACGTTTGGTATCTCGAAGGGAACTGCTCGATCACGCAGGGTGCAACGCACGCCAGCGGCGCTGCGGCCGTGTTGTGGATCGAGCATGGCGGCCGGCTCGGCTATCCGCCGAACAGAGTGATCGCTTACCTCGAAGGAAACGTCGCCGTCGAATCGCTGCCGACCGCCGGTGCTTTGAATGCCTCGGGCCGATTCGACGCCAGTCAGCAGCCGCTCGGTCCGGACAACGACCGATGGCTAGCTCGGCTCTCTTCGACCAGCCTGCCGATCATCCAGGCGCCGAATCCTGGGCCCGAGTTGAATCCCAAGCCGCCCGCCTATCAAAACGCGGTGGCGGCTCGAAATCCTCCGCACCGCAGCGCCGTCACTCGGACGCAGTTCAACGAGTTCGGCGCGCCCCCGTCAAATGCCGCGATGCCGATCGGCACGCGCCGAATCCGCATCTTCCCGCGCGGCGACGTCGGCTCGAATATTCAAGCAGCGCCCAGTTCCGCGGGTAACGAGACCGTGGCGATTGGCACTTCCGGGTTCAATATCATTGTTGACGGGCTGAAAGAATTCGGCTCGGTCGATGTCTCGACCGACCGGGTCGTCATCTGGACCACCGGCGTTCAGCGACCGGGCGCGGGGGGCGAAACCCTCCAGAGCGACGACACGCCGCTGGAAATCTACATGGAAGGCAATGTCGTCTTTCGGCAAGGGAATCGGATCATCCAAGCTCCCGCAATGTACTACGATGTGCGCCAAAAGATCGGCGTCGTGCTCAACGCCGAGGTGCTCACGCCGCTGCCCAGCCCGACCTATCCGGGGCTCGTGCGGTTGCGGGCCAATGTGCTGCGGCAGGTTGACGAAGACCGCTTCGTGGCCGAAGGGGCAAGCTTCACGACCAGCCGCTTCGGCGACCCGACTTATGAAATGCGGGCCGGGCAGGTCGTGTTCGAGGACTCGCAACACCCTGAGATCAACCTGTTCACCGGCGCCCCGGAGGTCGATCCCCGCACGGGCGAGCCGCGGATCGAAAACGAGGAGCGGCTGACCGCCTACAACGACGTCTTTTACTTCGAGGATTTCCCGGTCTTTTATTGGCCCGTTTTTTCGGGCGATCTCGAGCGCGGCTCTTTCTACCTCAACAAGCTCGAAATCAAGACCGACGCCGTCTTCGGCACGCAGATCGACTCGGAATTCGACATGTATCAACTCCTCGGCTTTCGCAATCCGCCGAAGGGGACGACTTGGGATGCGGAACTTAACTATTACAGCAAGCGCGGCTTTGCCAGCGGATCGGAATTTCACTACAACCTCGACCATCTACTCGGTATCCCCGGCAAGACGACCGGCTACTACGATTCGTGGTTCATCAACGATCACGGAGTCGATAATCTGGGTCTCGATCGCCGGGCGATCGTTCCCGAGGATGGCAACGTTCGTGGGCGGATTCTGGCTCAGCATCGGCAGCAGTTGCCGAACGATTGGCAGGTGACGGCTGAGTTCGGATTTCAGAGCGATCGCAATTTTCTCGAAGAATACTATCTCCGCGAATTCGACACGCTCAAAGACCAAACGACCGATATCGAGCTGCGCCGCAATTACGACAACGCATCGTTCACGCTCACGGGGGCGTTTCGCCTCAACCAGTTCTATACCGAGACGCAATGGCTCCCGCGGCTCGATCATTTCTGGCTCGGCCAACCGCTGGCGGAGGACGTGCTCACATGGTACGAGCACACCAACATCGGCTACGCCAATCAAAACGAAGCGAGCAAGCCGACCGACGCGACCGACGCCTCCAAATTCACCTATCTCCCCTGGGAGTCGCCCGGACTGAACGGGCAGCGACTCGCCTCGCGGCAGGAAGTGGATTGGCCCGTGCAGCTTGGGGCGGTCAAGGTCGTGCCTTATGCCCTAGGCGAAGTGGCCAACTGGGGCGAGGACCTGCAACACGACGACTTCAACCGCGCGTATGGCATTGTCGGGCTGCGGGCCAGCTTGCCGTTTTGGGCCGTCGATCCGACGATCCAGAGCGATCTGTTCAACGTGCATGGAGTGGCCCACAAGATCGACCTGTCAGCCGACTTCTCGCTGCAACAAGCCACCAGCAATCTCTCGAATCTTCCGCTCTACGACCAGATCGAGGACGAATCAATCCAACACTTCGAGCGCAGATTCGCTTTCAACACCTATGGTATCCCGGTTGGAGTCGGGCTGCCGGGGGGGATGCCGGAATTCCCGATCAAGTACGATCCGCGCTACTATTTGCTCCGCCGCGGCTCGGGCGAATGGGTCACGGGACCGACCGAAATCGCCGGCGACTTGACCGTGGTCCGCTTGGACGCCGATCAGCGCTGGCAGACAAAACGCGGCCCACCCGGCGATCAGCACATCATCGATTGGATCACGCTCGACACCGAGGCGGAAATCTATCCCGACTCGAAACAGAATTTCGGCTCGACGATGGGCCTGGTGGATTACGACTTTCATTGGTACGTCGGCGATCGGGTGACGCTCGTCTCGAGCGGGGCGGCCGATTTCTTCAGCGGCGGGCAGGAGGAAATCTCGTTCGGCGCGTATCTCAACCGCCCGCCGCGCGGCAATATCTACGTCGGCTACTACTCGCTTAACGGCGACATCCGCTCGAACGTGATCGCCACCGCCTTTACCTACCGCATGACGCCGAAATGGGCGGCCACCTTCGGCACCACGTTCGACATTTCTCCAGCAGTCAACATCGGCCAAAGCTTCACGATCACGCGGATCGGCGAATCGTTCCTTACCACGGTCGGCGTGACGGTCGATGCCAGCCGGGGCACGGTCGGCGCCAACCTGATGATCGAACCGCGGGCGCTCGGCCGAGAACGGCTCGTCCGCGCCCGCGGCCTCGAGATCCCGCCGGCGGGCGTGTATGGCCTGGAGTGA
- a CDS encoding sugar phosphate isomerase/epimerase, translating to MKFGMNLLLWTDRLHDGMLPVLERIKKLGYDGVEIPLFDLGLDYAAWGKRFDDLGLERTAVTVRGPADNPISPDATVRAAGVASTKRTLDCCQAAGCQTLVGPYHSAIGEFSGSGPTADERNWGVESMRHVAEHAGKVGVKLAVEYLNRFEIYLLNSAADTARFCKEVDHPNCRMMYDTFHANIEEKNVADAIRTAAPLLTHVHISENDRSTPGVGGIPWSATFDALKQIGYQGWLVVEAFGVALPALVAATKIWRRMFESEDQLARDALAFMKREVAKRW from the coding sequence ATGAAATTCGGCATGAACCTTCTGCTCTGGACCGATCGCCTGCACGACGGCATGTTGCCGGTGCTGGAGCGCATCAAGAAATTGGGCTACGACGGGGTCGAGATTCCGCTGTTTGATCTCGGCCTCGACTACGCCGCCTGGGGTAAGCGGTTCGACGACCTGGGCCTCGAGCGCACAGCGGTCACGGTCCGCGGGCCGGCAGACAATCCAATCAGCCCCGACGCGACGGTTCGCGCTGCGGGCGTAGCCAGCACCAAGCGCACGCTCGACTGCTGCCAGGCAGCCGGTTGTCAGACATTGGTCGGGCCGTATCACTCAGCGATCGGCGAATTCAGCGGCAGCGGACCTACGGCGGACGAACGGAATTGGGGCGTCGAAAGTATGCGGCACGTGGCCGAACATGCGGGGAAGGTCGGCGTGAAGCTGGCTGTCGAATACCTCAACCGTTTCGAGATTTACCTGCTTAACTCAGCCGCCGACACGGCCCGCTTCTGCAAGGAGGTAGATCATCCAAACTGCCGGATGATGTATGACACGTTCCACGCCAATATCGAAGAGAAAAACGTCGCCGACGCGATCCGCACGGCCGCTCCATTGCTGACGCACGTCCATATTTCCGAAAACGATCGGAGTACGCCGGGCGTTGGCGGCATTCCCTGGTCCGCGACGTTCGACGCGCTCAAGCAGATCGGCTATCAAGGCTGGCTGGTGGTCGAAGCCTTCGGCGTGGCCCTGCCGGCGCTCGTCGCGGCGACGAAAATCTGGCGGCGGATGTTCGAGAGCGAAGACCAACTCGCCCGCGACGCCCTGGCCTTCATGAAACGCGAGGTCGCCAAGCGGTGGTAG
- the rpe gene encoding ribulose-phosphate 3-epimerase → MPRPPFDFGHLEISNSARAQKATAGSHLLFVTASNVVEQVDGCRLRGSRFIELRASSPVILPSLLLCDFGHLADEIARLEAAGVHALHLDVMDGHFVPNLTYGPMIVEAVRKYTSLPIEAHLMISNPTEYIRQFHDAGADHLTIHFEAVADPRPVLEQIHGQGCTAGLAINPPTPVSAIEGVVDLCDSILVMSVMPGFGAQKFDPRVLEKLKQLSNRPGSQPLLGIDGGIHESTIGAAAAAGAQLFAVGSAIFAPDSDYVHTLAELTRLAREELVR, encoded by the coding sequence GTGCCGCGGCCCCCATTCGATTTCGGGCATCTCGAAATCAGCAACTCCGCTCGAGCGCAGAAGGCGACGGCGGGATCGCATCTACTATTTGTGACTGCATCCAACGTGGTCGAACAAGTTGATGGTTGTCGGCTTCGAGGCTCGCGCTTCATCGAATTGCGGGCTTCCTCGCCGGTGATTTTGCCGTCTCTGTTGCTCTGCGATTTCGGTCATTTGGCCGATGAGATCGCCCGTCTGGAGGCGGCCGGCGTCCACGCACTTCATCTGGACGTGATGGACGGTCATTTCGTGCCGAATTTGACCTACGGCCCGATGATTGTCGAGGCAGTGCGGAAATACACCAGCCTGCCGATCGAAGCCCATTTGATGATATCCAATCCGACTGAGTACATTCGCCAGTTTCACGACGCCGGGGCGGACCATTTGACGATCCACTTCGAGGCGGTCGCCGATCCGCGGCCAGTTTTGGAGCAGATACATGGCCAGGGCTGCACTGCCGGATTGGCGATCAATCCCCCAACGCCCGTCTCGGCGATCGAAGGGGTCGTCGATCTCTGCGATAGCATTCTTGTGATGAGCGTCATGCCGGGCTTTGGCGCTCAGAAATTCGATCCGCGAGTGCTGGAAAAGCTCAAACAATTGAGCAATCGTCCAGGTTCTCAGCCGTTGCTCGGGATCGACGGCGGCATCCATGAATCGACGATTGGCGCCGCGGCGGCAGCCGGTGCGCAACTATTTGCAGTGGGCTCGGCGATATTTGCGCCGGATTCGGACTACGTCCATACCTTGGCCGAATTGACCCGTTTGGCTCGCGAGGAACTCGTCCGTTGA
- a CDS encoding histidine phosphatase family protein has product MVQIVLIRPGSTDYDVQGRIQGNLDIPLNDDGRNQALSAIDCLKGRSLTALYSCACQAAQETAELIGAALKLKPKIFERLENLDHGLWQGMLIDDVKRKQPKVYKQWQDHPENVCPPEGEMLAVVAERADAMLDKLLRKHRFGTIALVAPEPLASVIRCRILGSEVGDLWKAANGCSRLEVFEVQPRVRRSQSAGFEIRATDEASPADAGGAIAAKPK; this is encoded by the coding sequence ATGGTTCAGATCGTGCTAATTCGTCCCGGTTCGACCGACTACGACGTTCAAGGCCGGATTCAGGGGAACTTGGACATTCCACTCAACGATGACGGGCGGAATCAAGCTCTTTCGGCCATCGACTGCCTGAAGGGCCGATCGCTGACGGCGCTATATTCATGTGCCTGCCAGGCGGCCCAGGAGACGGCCGAATTGATCGGCGCGGCGCTCAAGCTCAAGCCCAAAATATTCGAACGGCTGGAAAACCTCGATCACGGCTTATGGCAGGGGATGTTGATCGACGATGTGAAACGCAAGCAGCCGAAGGTCTACAAGCAGTGGCAGGATCATCCGGAAAACGTTTGCCCGCCGGAGGGCGAAATGCTGGCCGTGGTGGCCGAACGAGCCGACGCGATGCTCGACAAGCTGCTTCGCAAGCATCGCTTTGGCACGATCGCTCTGGTCGCTCCCGAGCCGCTGGCCAGCGTCATTCGCTGCCGCATCTTGGGGAGCGAAGTGGGCGATCTGTGGAAGGCCGCCAACGGTTGCAGCCGGCTCGAAGTGTTTGAGGTTCAGCCGCGAGTGCGGCGATCACAGTCGGCTGGCTTCGAGATTCGCGCGACCGATGAGGCGTCGCCGGCCGATGCCGGAGGGGCGATCGCCGCCAAGCCGAAGTGA